From a region of the Osmia lignaria lignaria isolate PbOS001 chromosome 10, iyOsmLign1, whole genome shotgun sequence genome:
- the LOC117611642 gene encoding putative G-protein coupled receptor No18, whose product MANQTTNYYGDVYQWNSTVSTTERNIQAEYYLPNWTDLVLAGLFTMLIIVTIVGNTLVIAAVITTRRLRSVTNCFVSSLAAADLLVGLAVMPPAVLLQLTGGTWELGAVLCDSWVSLDILLCTASILSLCAISIDRYLAVTQPLIYSRRRRSKRLAGLMIVAVWVLAGAITSPPLLGCFPRATNRDSKKCSYNMDSSYVIFSAMGSFFLPMLVMLYVYGRISCVIASRHRNLEATETENTRPRRNVLIERAKSIRIRRTECGTGSVTCDRGTDEVEPPSSSSKKSGIVRSHQQSCINRVARETKTAGTLAVVVGGFVACWLPFFILYLATPFVPMAPPDILMPALTWLGWINSAINPFIYAFYSADFRLAFWRLTCRKCFKNRSNLERSNRKLPTAGTWKKETSRT is encoded by the exons ATGGCGAATCAAACGACCAATTACTATGGGGACGTTTATCAATGGAATAGCACCGTGTCGACGACCGAACGAAATATCCAGGCGGAATATTATCTACCGAATTGGACGGACCTCGTTTTAGCCGGCCTTTTCACCATGTTAATCATCGTCACTATA GTAGGCAACACACTGGTTATCGCGGCTGTGATAACAACTAGGCGCCTTCGATCCGTAACTAATTGTTTCGTATCCAGTTTGGCCGCTGCGGATTTATTGGTCGGCCTGGCTGTAATGCCACCAGCAGTATTATTACAG CTCACAGGTGGTACTTGGGAGTTGGGTGCGGTACTCTGCGACTCGTGGGTCTCCCTCGACATCCTTCTATGTACTGCCAGCATTCTATCGTTATGTGCCATATCCATAGACAG GTACCTAGCCGTAACTCAACCACTGATATACAGTCGACGACGAAGAAGCAAAAGATTAGCTGGTCTGATGATCGTTGCTGTGTGGGTGTTAGCCGGTGCTATAACCAGTCCACCTTTACTAGGATGCTTTCCACGGGCGACAAATCGTGACAGTAAAAAATGCTCGTACAATATGGACTCCTCGTACGTGATATTTTCCGCTATGGGTTCGTTTTTTTTACCCATGCTGGTAATGCTTTACGTTTATGGTCGGATATCCTGCGTGATCGCCAGCCGGCACAGAAACCTCGAAGCCACCGAGACCGAAAATACTCGACCACGACGAAACGTTTTG ATCGAACGAGCGAAGAGTATCAGGATACGAAGAACGGAATGTGGGACCGGAAGTGTGACATGTGACAGAGGCACTGACGAAGTGGAACCACCGAGCAGTAGTAGCAAAAAGTCTGGAATCGTTCGAAGTCATCAGCAGAGCTGCATTAACAGAGTGGCAAGGGAGACAAAAACAGCTGGCACTTTAGCAGTGGTCGTAGGTGGATTTGTGGCCTGTTGGCTACCCTTTTTCATTCTATACCTGGCTACCCCTTTCGTGCCCATGGCACCACCGGATATCCTGATGCCAGCACTTACTTGGCTAG GATGGATTAATTCAGCCATAAATCCATTCATCTACGCTTTCTACTCGGCTGACTTCCGGCTCGCATTCTGGCGGCTGACGTGCCGGAAGTGCTTCAAAAATCGAAGCAATTTGGAGCGAAGTAATCGTAAACTACCGACTGCAGGGACTTGGAAGAAAGAGACGTCGAGAACGTGA
- the Gen gene encoding XPG-like endonuclease, translating into MGVKDLWNILSPLCERKPMFELQGKTIAIDMSCWVVDSQTVTDNHVQPKMYLRNLYFRTAFLLMQDILPVFVLEGKAPDLKLNTIAKRNDNRNGVRERKTSRKEGRPQFNRILKECKELLNYMGLKCVQGHGEAEAMCAYLNEDGLVHGCISQDSDCFLYGAKVVYRNFCASARGNRGGTGGAVDEYNIDKIEKILDLGRNKMIALALLCGCDYDEGLNGVGKEAAMKLFKIVKDQDIIERIKSWKTDDILDHKESELLSSNMCSSCGHSGKVQKHTKSGCIDCGTVVKCNNSYKEQRALILNEISLRKKALLVPDFPKQELIDEFLVRKDSVPTKLDIQWKQPQVDKFIDFVERHLCWEPQYAFEKIFPLATRWQLLYLPNISIEHRLSIPDLFIPEKIKKIRNIRSVACYEIIWKTDHAVIEKLKEYIALSKDNDASNTEILSELTSIEPQAAAKECYTELVEIFENTRNVKTKKRTTKNKAQNNVDSGGIIKNKATKRRQKKTEKAPISVENNRKIDEFIGKDRCLSLEESFGRMSITPKRSKPLDKEKQEENIRIKRGPQLNKVLQIEKVNSKLNNTLDRMFNELSPDDFVSDNDDHDLNMSEIIDNICKERVFQFDVMEGADVCKNERSENFNADSSTKCYETEHTECNAVADESINEFPSISESYVPLHERIGAFNESNEFRNIHTKKNDFTLGINDLLNDTDADQAEL; encoded by the exons gAACCTGTACTTTCGCACAGCATTTCTTCTTATGCAAGACATACTACCAGTCTTTGTGCTAGAAGGGAAAGCACCAGATTTGAAACTTAATACAATTGCAAAAAGAAATGATAACCGTAATGGAGTTAGAGAAAGAAAAACTTCTCGCAAAGAAGGAAGACCACAGTTTAATAGAATTCTTAAGGAATGCAAAGAGTTGCTTAATTACATGGGTTTAAAATGTGTACAAGGGCATGGCGAAGCAGAAGCAATGTGTGCTTATTTAAATGAAGATGGG CTTGTTCATGGATGCATAAGTCAAGATAGCGATTGCTTTCTTTATGGAGCAAAAGTAGTTTACAGGAACTTTTGTGCAAGTGCTCGAGGAAATCGTGGGGGCACAGGTGGTGCTGTTGATGAGTATAATATTGACAAAATAGAAAAGATATTAGATTtaggaagaaataaaatgatagcATTGGCTTTATTATGTGGATGTGATTATGATGAGGGATTAAATGGAGTAGGCAAGGAAGCTGCTATGAAACTGTTCAAAATTGTAAAAGATCAAGATATCATTGAACG GATAAAAAGCTGGAAAACagatgatattttagatcataAAGAATCAGAGTTACTTTCATCAAATATGTGTTCATCTTGTGGTCATAGTGGCAAAGTGCAAAAGCATACAAAATCAGGTTGTATAGACTGCGGTACCGTGGTAAAGTGCAATAATTCGTACAA GGAACAGAGAGCATTAATActgaatgaaatttcattacgaAAGAAGGCACTTCTTGTTCCCGATTTTCCTAAACAAGAATTGATAGATGAATTTCTTGTTAGAAAAGATTCGGTACCTACAAAACTGGATATTCAGTGGAAGCAACCACAAGTTGATAAATTCATT GACTTTGTGGAACGACATTTATGTTGGGAGCCACAGTAtgcatttgaaaaaatatttcccCTGGCGACACGTTGGCAACTGTTATATCTCCCAAATATTTCTATTGAACATCGGTTGTCAATACCTGATTTATTTATAcctgagaaaataaaaaagattcgaAATATTAGATCTGTAGCTTGTTATGAAATAATATGGAAAACTGATCACGCtgtaatagaaaaattaaaagaatatataGCATTAAGTAAAGATAATGATGCAAGTAATACAGAAATTTTATCTGAATTAACAAGCATTGAACCGCAAGCTGCTGCGAAAGAATGTTATACAGAGTtagttgaaatatttgaaaatacaagAAATGTGAAAACAAAGAAACGAACAACTAAAAATAAAGCACAAAATAATGTCGATTCGGGaggtattataaaaaataaagcaaCAAAAAGACGCCAGAAGAAAACTGAGAAAGCCCCTATAAGcgtagaaaacaatagaaagatTGATGAATTCATAGGTAAAGATCGTTGTTTATCATTGGAAGAATCGTTTGGAAGAATGAGTATTACTCCCAAAAGATCTAAACCTTTAgacaaagaaaaacaagaagaaaatattagaataaaacGCGGTCCTCAATTAAATAAAGTACTGCAAATAGAAAAAGTAAATTCAAAGTTAAATAATACGTTAGATAGAATGTTTAATGAACTCTCACCTGATGATTTTGTTAGCGATAATGATGATCATGATTTAAACATGTCGGAAATAATCGACAATATATGTAAAGAAAGAGTTTTCCAATTCGATGTCATGGAAGGTGCAGACGtatgtaaaaatgaaagaagtgaAAATTTTAATGCAGACAGTAGTACAAAGTGTTATGAAACAGAACATACTGAATGTAACGCGGTTGCCGATGAATCTATAAATGAATTTCCTAGCATAAGTGAATCTTATGTTCCACTTCATGAAAGAATAGGAGCTTTTAACGAGAGCAATGAATTTCGAAATattcatacaaaaaaaaatgattttactcTTGGAATTAATGATCTTTTGAATGATACCGATGCTGACCAAGCAGAACTTTAA
- the LOC117611567 gene encoding peritrophin-1-like, whose translation MKGVFEILLTVVAFLLLVVSLANAVVCPPKNEADVTLLPNPDNCQTFYLCNDGIPYLMQCPDGLDFNPKERVCDLPEQANCISSVVTTTTSTPSGYDADFEASSEDEDFGL comes from the exons ATGAAGG gGGTATTTGAAATTCTTTTGACGGTGGTAGCCTTTCTACTTCTGGTGGTTAGTCTTGCTAATGCGGTTGTTTGCCCGCCAAAAAATGAGGCAGACGTTACTCTGCTTCCAAATCCAGATAATTGTCAAACATTCTATCTGTGCAACGATGGCATCCCGTATTTGATGCAGTGTCCGGATGGGCTTGATTTCAACCCCAAAGAAAGAGTATGCGATTTACCCGAGCAAGCGAACTGTATATCATCTGTTGTAACAACTACTACATCAACACCGTCAGGATATGACGCAGACTTTGAAGCCAGTTCTGAAGACGAAGATTTTGGACTCTAA
- the LOC117611566 gene encoding uncharacterized protein LOC117611566: MKGLFFITIAVYLAYVVYGQAPTVNCPPYDQNSDGPLLVPHPCNCSAYYVCFSPVNIPMPCPVGLQFNNATKKCDWPWIVKCRPQINCPGAKIQDAVESHEELSREEEVVIQEEQGEVSREQVGKLSAAFFH; the protein is encoded by the exons ATGAAGG gATTATTTTTCATCACCATTGCCGTATATTTGGCCTACGTCGTATATGGTCAAGCGCCAACCGTGAATTGCCCGCCATACGACCAAAACTCAGATGGGCCACTCCTTGTTCCTCACCCGTGCAATTGCAGCGCTTACTACGTCTGCTTCTCACCTGTAAATATTCCCATGCCATGCCCTGTGGGTCTTCAATTCAACAACGCCACGAAGAAATGCGATTGGCCATGGATTGTAAAATGCAGGCCTCAAATTAATTGCCCGGGTGCCAAGATCCAAGATGCAGTAGAGTCTCACGAAGAACTATCTCGAGAAGAAGAGGTAGTAATCCAGGAAGAACAGGGAGAAGTATCACGGGAACAAGTAGGAAAACTATCTGCTGCTTTCTTCCACTAA